The Synergistaceae bacterium genome contains the following window.
TCCGCGCCGAGTTTGGCGCAAAGCAGCCTGCGAAAATACTCGTGCCTCGGATACGAAAGAAAGCTGCGCGAGTCGGTGAGCATCCCGACAAATCGCGAAATCAGGCCGATGTTGGACAGAGCGCTGAGTTGGCGATTCATGCCGTCTTTATTGTCGTTGTACCACCAGGCTGTTCCAAACTGCATTTTTCCAGGCGTGCGACCGTCCATGAACGAACCCACTATCGAGGCGACCATGTCGTTGTCGCTAGGGTTCAGAACGTAAACGATTGTACGAGCCAGGCAGCCCTCCGATTCCAGCCTATCCAGCAGCGTGACCAGTGCCTCACCTATGGAAAACTGCCCGATGGTGTCGTATCCTGTATCCGGGCCGCAGAGACCGAAAGCCCGCGAGTTGTTATTGCGCTTCGCCCCAAAGTGCAATTGCTGCGTCCAATTCGCGCGGGCGTCCATTTTCAGCATTTCATAAAGCAGAGAAGAACGGTACTGTTCCAGTTCGTCACCCGTCAGAGATTGCCCCCTCCGGAGTTTTTCAAATGAGACCGCGACGTCCGCGTCCGTGTACGGAACTGCGTAAGGGCGCTCGATGCCATAGTCCGATAGTTTGCAGCCGCGGATCTCGAAGTGTTGGTGACGGCTTTCGAGGGCCTCCAGCAGGTTGAAGTAGGAAGAAATGTCATGTCCCCACGCAGCCTCCAGCTTGTCCATCCACGCGTTGACGGCGGGAGCGTCGTGTGCCGCTAGGGCCTTGTCCGGCCTCCAAGCGGGGTAAATTTTACAGCCCCATTCTTGAGAGGCAAGGCGCGCGTGGCAGTTGAGATCGTCCACCGGATCATCCGTGGTGCAGATAACCGAAACGTTGCTGCGTTTAATGATGGAGCGAACGGAAAATTCCGGTTGCTTCAACATTTCGGAGCATTGTTCGTAAATCTTTTTCGCCGTCGCCGGGGACAGAAGCTCGTTTATCCCAAAATATCGTCTCAGCTCCAGGTGCGACCATTGATAGAGCGGGTTGCAAATAGTTTGGGGCGTCGTTTCCGCCCAAGCCGCGAAACGTTCGTAGTCGGGCGCTGCCTCCGGGATACCTGAGATTAAACGTTCGGGGACACCACAGGCTCTCATGGCGCGCCACTTGTAATGGTCGCCATAGAGCCATACCTGCGTCAGGTTCTCGAAGTTCACGTCGTCCTCGATCTGCTGGATGGGCAGGTGTGAGTGATAGTCGAATATCGGCATATTTTTAGCGTACTCGTTGTAGAGCCGCTCCGCCGCCTCGTTGGGCAACAGAAAATTTTCGTCCAAAAATGTTTTCACGGCAACGCGCTCCTTATCTCAAAAGATTTGGCAAAAACATGCTGATTCCGGGGATGAACGTGACTAGCAGCAGGGCTACGATCATGCAAAGATAAAACGGCAGCGTCGCTTTGACGACTTTCTCCATCGGCAGGTGAGCGACGGCGGAGCCGATAAACAACACCGCCCCCACCGGCGGAGTCAAAAGGCCGATTCCGCAGTTGAGTACGATGATGATGCCGAATTGAATGGGGTGAATGCCGATCGACGTGGCAAGCGGCAACAATATCGGCGTGGCGATCAAGATGATGGGCGCCATGTCCATAATGCAGCCCAACACCAGCAAAATACCGTTTATCAACAACGCTAGCATGATCTTGTTCGTTGTCACGCTGGTGATGGCCTTGGCCGCTATTTCCGGCACGTGCAGGAGCGTGAGACAGTAACCGAAGACGCAGGACGTGGCGATCAAAACCAGCACGATGGAGAGTGTGTCCACACATTCACCTAGAGCGTGCCAGACACCCTTCATGTCGAGTCCCTTGTATATGAAAAGGCTGACGAAAAGGCTGTAGATAACAGCGATTGCGGCCGATTCCGTCGCGGTGAACCATCCGCACACCACTCCGACAACCACGATTACCACCGCAGCTAGAGCCCAGAACGATTTGCACGCCTGTTTGATGAAGTTCATCAGACTGAATTTCGAGCCCTTCGGGTAGTTTCGCTTCACTGAAATGATATACGAACCGATCATCAGTGAAATTGCCAGGACCGCGCCCGGAATATACCCCGCCAGGAAGAGGCTGCCCACCGAGATCCCTCCGGCTGTGGTGGCGTAAATCACCATGTTGTGGCTGGGAGGCACCAAAAGCCCCTCGCAGGACGACGTGATGGTGACCGCTGTGGAAAAATCGGCGTCATACCCCTGATCGACCATCATGGGGATCAGGATGGAACCCAAAGACGCAGTATCGGCCGCGGCGGACCCGGAGATTCCGCCAAAGAAATACGAGGCCACGATGTTCACCATCGCCAAGCCTCCGCGCATCCATCCAACGATGGCGTCGGCCAGCGCGATCAGTTTTTCCGAAATACCTCCCGATCCCATGAGAATCCCCATAGTTATAAAGAAGGGAACGGCCATCAAGCTGAACGAATTGACCCCTTTTACCATCTGCTGGCAGACAACGGAGACGGGTTTGCCGAGGTATAGGAGGCACAGGGCGGACGAGATTCCGACCGCGTAAGCGATGGGAAAACGCAGCAAAACCATAAGGAGAAACCCACCGATCAAAATCAAAATGGCGACGTTTTCAGGACTCATTCTTCGATACCTCCTTCACAAAAAAAGCCCCAATATGACGGCACAGGATTTCCGCCTCAAAAACGAGCATACAGACGCCGGCTAGTGGAATGGGAAAGTACAGCCAAAACTTGGACAGCGTGGGCATACTCGTATAGAAAGCCTTACTGCCCAGACCCGTGCAGTACTTCCAACCCGCTACGAGCATCATGACGGAAAACGCGGATACGGCGAGGTCGGCCACTACGTCGAGGGTTTGCACGACTCTCACGGGCAAGTAGATATCGAGGGCGGTCATGCGGATGTGGGCGTTACGTCTCAGGGCCATGGACGCGCTGACGACGGCCATGTAAATCATGCAGGTCAATACAATCTCCTCACTCCAGGCCGGGTCGGGAATGAAAGAAACGTACCGTCCCAGCACCGCCATGGAAGTGATCAGAATATCCGTCACCAGCAGGAATTTGCAGAATAACATAACGGTTCTGTGCGCTGCGTCGAAAAACGGCTTTGCGCGGTCGATCTTTTGAATAAAGGACGCCACGGCGTTTTCTCCTTTCGTCGATCGTCGATACATAAAAAGACGGCGCGAGGCAAAACGAGTCACCCAGCGCCGTCTTTCGACTGATAGCGTTTGCTAGGCTGTTATTTCGCCATGTCGAGAATGGCTTTGTAATCTTCCTCCATACCTTTGGAGAATTGAGCGATGACGTCCTTACAGGCTTCCTGCCACTCGCCGAGGTCTTTCACCTCAATGAAGGTAACTCCTGCGGTCTTCAAGCTGTCTATGCATTCCTTCTCGATCTGCGCCGAAAGGTTGGCGTTGAATTCGCTGGCGTATTTACCGGCCTCGACGATGAAAGCCTTGTGCTCATCCGAGAGCTTATCCCAAGCGCTGTCGGTGATCAAGACCTCACCGCAGCCCAGAGTGTGTCCGTCCAGGATCATGAATGGCGCGACCTCGAAGAAAGAGTTACTCTGATAATTGACGATGGGCTGTTCCGCGCCGTCAACCACCTTCGTGGAGAGCGAAGAATAGAGTTCGTTGAACGACACCACCGTGGGAGACGCTTTGAGACCATTGACCATGCCGGTCATGATCGGGTCGTTGGATACGCGGATCTTCTTGCCGGCCAAGTTGGCGAGGCCTTCGATGTTGCTGTTAAAGAAGAAATGCCGGAAACCCTCCTCAACGTAAAAAAGTCCCTTGACTCCGAGCTTGAGTTCTGTGGCCTCGTTCAGCAGTTTCGCGCCCAGTTCGCTGCGCGCGATTTTCCAAAAATGCTCTCTCCCCGAAAGAGTATAGGGAACGCTCAGGAGAGACATGAGCTTTGAGCCATAGCTGTTCAGGCTGTACGTCGCGATACGAGACATATCGACTGTGCCGCCTCCACCAATCATGGTGTCAAGCACGTCGTTCTCAGCGCCCAGAACACCGCTGAACTGGATATCGATGACGAGAGACCCTTTGGAGAGTTCCTCCACCTTTTCCTTGAACGCCTGAGCTGTCCTGCCCATCAGAGAATCAGCTGGGTTGACCTCCGCGTAGACCAGCTTGACGCTGCTCGCCGCCATGCTGGGACTCGCGCAAAGAACAAGGCCCAAAGCGGCAAAAAACACCGACACTACAGCGATACATACAAACTTCTTCATTATCTTTTCCCTCCCGAAATTTGATTGATGGAGCACTATGTTAAAAACGCGTGTTGCGTTCAAACATCCCAAAAAACATCCCAAAAGAAGAGCATGTTATCGTTTACTCGATCTCATACGCTCGATAATTATAAAAATATTCTGTCCGAAACCGACCACAAAAACACCTTCTCTTCAGTTAATATCGAATATTATCGAAGAAAATTTCCCTGCGTCGCGTTCAAACATGCAAAAGAAAGGAACGTTATCGTTTACTTGAATTTATCAGAAGCGTATCCAATTGTCAAGATTTAAAGTTAATGAATTTTAGTTGAACTCAAAGAGTTGAACTCAAAGAAATGAAAGGTCTCTCGAAAATATATTCTTTGCTTGATTAAATGTGATACAATTTACGTAATCGTTAACTTTTTGTTAAGAAGAGGATCTCCTTATGACGACAAAAGCGACACTAAAAGATATCGCTGAGGCAATGGGGGTAACGTCGACCACAGTACACCGCGCGTTGAAGGGCAAAGACGGCGTCAGTGAAAAGATGCGGCAAACCATTCGAGAATTGGCGGCGAAAATGGGATATCGCTCGAATTATCTTGCCTCCGCCTTGAAACGCAAGAGCATCCGTATAGCGATCGTTTTGCCTGAGCCGGTCGATGACAACAAGTATTACTATGGGCGGATGTGGAGGGGCGTCCGCGATTTTTTGGCTGAGGTGTCCGAGTTTCCGATCGCGCCCATAGAACGCACGTATTCGTTCGTTTATGGAGCGAACGGAGCGGCCTTAGAAAGTCTGTGTCAAAATCATATCGGTAAACTCGATGGTCTCATCACGATGGGCGTGGATCAGGGACAGTCGTTGTACTTTGTTGAAAAATTCATCGAGCGCGGCGTTCCCATCGTTTATGTCGGCAGCGACATTTCCAGAGGCGGCAGGTTTTGCTGCGTAAAATCATGCGACGAGATGGCGGGAAGCCTCGCAGCCGAACTCCTCACGGCGTTCCACGAGGACAAGACGCGAAGAAAAGTGATCCTCCTCGGCCATTCTGGTCAATTGGGGATGACGGATCAGATTCACAACGCGGCGGGTTTCGACGCTTATATTAGAGAGAACGCTCCTTATCTCACCTTGATTCAGCTTCGGGGCGCGGGTCACCTTGAGGTGTGCCGCGAGCTGGAGCAAACACTGCGGAGTGTGGAGGGCGTCTACGCCATCTATTCTTGCAGCGCGCGCCATACTGTCTATATGTTGCGGGTGATTGAAGATTTGGGGATGAAGGGTAAACTGAAACTCATCGGGAACGACAGTTTCGAAGAGAGTTTGAACGCGTTGGAAAGAGGAGAGCTGACGGCAATCATCGACAAAAAGATCGCGCGACAAAGTTACCTCGCTGTAAAAACCTTGTTTGATTATATTGTGAAGAGCGAATACCCCCCCAGCGCCCAACTTCAGCTGAAACCTGAGGTCATCCTGAGAAGCAATCTCAAAAAACACTTTCTTTCCGCCGTCGAGTCACCCGGCAATCAGCTCGCGCACGGCGAAATTCTCAGCCCGAATTTTAAAGTCAGATAAAACTGTAGCGGGCCGAGGAACTGGGTCAATATCCGGGTATTTGGCTCGTGAAGGCGTCTCGCTCTCTTGTGTCATCTTGTGTCATCTTGTGTCATGATGAAAATAAGGCGGCTGTGTCGGGCGTGGTCGATAGAAGTCGATAGAAGTCGATAGAAAGGGACATTTTCTTGATTTCCGCGCTTTTCAATTTCCGCGCTTTTCAGGCCGCGTTTTTTCGATGACAGTCACCGAATATCATTTAATAACCTTTCGCAAGAAGCAATAACCTTTCGCAAGAAACAATGACCTTTCGCAAGGAGGGCAAAAGGTCATCAATAAAGTTCTTCAAAATTCTTCATTAAAGTTCTTCAAAATTCTTCAAAGTTTTTCATTGTCGTTATAATTTATGAATATTAAACTACGAACATTTAAACTTATAGAAATCTAACTTGGTCGGGACGAGAGGATTCGAACCTCCGACCCCCTGCACCCCATGCAGATGCGCTAACCAGACTGCGCTACGTCCCGAACAACTTAGTGTATTCTACAGGATTTTCGCCAAAGGTCAAGAGCTTCCGATGAAACTGTACCAAAATCCGCGAGTCGAAAAATCTCCATAAATCCTTTCAATGTAAGGGATAGCGCGTTTTCCTTTTTTCATCGTGTAATCCTATTTTCCTTTTTTCATCGTGTAACCCTATTTTCCTTTTTTCATCATGTAACCCTATTTTCCTTTTTTCATCGTATAACCCTATTTTCCTTTTTTCATCATGTAACCCTATTTTCTTTTGTTCATCGTATAACTCCGTTTTCCTTTTTTCATCGTGTAACCCTTTCGGAGTTTTAGCTCTTGGAGCGGGGAGGGCCTTGGTCTTGCCGGAAGAAGCCATGGAAGAAGCCATGGAAGAAGCCGTGGAGGTAGAGAGCGTAAAGTAGGAAAGAACCTCGGTCAAGACCTGAGAGTGTTCGCTCATAGCTTCGGAATGTTCCGCCACGCTTCGGGCGGACTGAACCGTGTCTTCCGTTGCCCGACGAATGTTGGAAAGGTCTTCCACCATTTCTATTGTAGATTTGGTGGCGCTGTTGATAGCTATCGCTACTTCCCTACTGGAGGCCGCTTGTTCTTCCGCTACGGCAGCGATGTTCTGGATGGAGTCATTGGCTTTGTTCATCTCCTGAAGAGCTTCATTCAAGTCACCTTGCGTCTGTTCCGCCTGAGTAAGGGTTTCCATCAACATCCGGCCCGCTTCGGCGGTAGCGTTGATGCTTTCTTGGGCGTTGCTCTGGAGCTCCGCGATAATCCCGTTCACATTCCGGGCCGCTCGCGCTGATCCCTCCGCCAGTTTGCGCACCTCTTCAGCGACGACCGCAAAGCCTCGCCCCACTTCGCCAGCCCGCGCCGCTTCGATAGCCGCGTTTAGAGCCAACAAATTCGTCTGATCCGCGATGCCGGTAATGACCGACACAAAACTGTTGACGTTTTCGACGGAGACGACTAATTGTCGCGTTTTGTTTTCGCTTTTCTTGGCGTTGACGTTTACATTGCGCATACCCACGATGACGTTGTTCACCATTTGAATGGCTTTGTTGGAGGTGTTGGTGATCTGAGAAATAAACGCGGCGCTGTTTGTTGCCGATTGAGCCACGGCATCGGCCCCGGCGCTCATCTCCTCTATGCCGGCGTTACATTCCTCCAGCGCGGCGCTGTTGTTTTCACTCGAAGCGGCAACATGCTCGATGGATGTCTTGATTTCTTCCATGGAGGTGTTTGTCTTCTCGGAAATGGCCGACAAACTGTTAGCGCTCGTGGAAAGGTCGCCCACCAGATCTACGACTTGCTGCGTACTATCTTTTTGTTTGTCGAGCATACTAGAAATGGCGTCCGCCAATTCTCCCAGTTCGTCCTTGCCTTCATAGCCAAATTCCTTCCGCTCGATGGTCAAATCGCCTTCTTCAGCGCGCTTAGCCAGTGTGACGATGGTGAAAAGAGGCCTGGAGATATCACGAGAAATGAGAATCGCGATCAAGATTCCCAAAATAAGGGATATCGCCGCTGATAGGAGCAAAATCATAGTGGCGCTTGCCAAATTGACGACGCTCTCTGATGAGATAGTCGCCACGCGCTCCCACGCGATGTCGAAAGCGTTTAAACTTTCTCTGTTCATAACCTGTTCGAGAGAACTGCAGATATTGTTTTCTTCTTCAAAAACCTTCTGGCCCTGCGCTACATCTCTTAGACTGGCCGCGTAATTTTGGGTCGCCTTGATCGCCTGATTCAGCAGAGTTATGCTTTTGGCGTTGCCGCTGACGTCCCGCAAAGCGGCAAAATCCTTTTCGAAAGACGGAATTTCCTTATGCGCTTCCTCCATCATGCGAGCATTGTTGGTGCTCGTCGCTCTCAGCATATCGAGGCGCAGAGTTTGAATTCCGACCAAAATGTTCATACTCTTCTGGAAGCCGCTAATATTCTCTTCGATCTTGCTCGCGTCAAGGGTTATCACCGTGTCTGTGGCGGCCTCTGCATAAGACGTTGTTATTTCGCTGGTAATTTTGGTCATCTCATTCCCATGATCCTTAGCGGCAAGGTCGCGCTCCTTCTTTTTTCTGATGGCGACTATAGTTTTATTGACGGAATCCGCGAAGTCCTTGTAAGATTCCACAAATTTATCTTGAACGTATTTTATGGAGTAGAGGGTCGGATGAGTCATGCCGAAGGCGAGAATGACGTCGATATTCTTCTGAACGACCGCCTCTTTCGCCTTCACATCCGCAAAACTTGCTTCCGTTTGCTCGTACTGCATCCGACGAAAAGAAAGCAAAAACTCATAAGTGGATTGTTCCAGATTCGATGTTTCTCGCATGATAGGAACGATAGCCTGTGCTAGTTCTTCATTACCCCTTCTGACAGTCTCTAAACTTCTCCACGTCACAACGACAGCTCCAAGAAACACAACCAAGAGCAACCCAAACCCTATTAACAACTTAGAACGGATTTTAAAATTTTTCCACATATACCTCATCCTCTTTAAGTTTGTCTTGTAAAAGGCTTTTCTAGAGTTTGAAA
Protein-coding sequences here:
- the uxaC gene encoding glucuronate isomerase, giving the protein MKTFLDENFLLPNEAAERLYNEYAKNMPIFDYHSHLPIQQIEDDVNFENLTQVWLYGDHYKWRAMRACGVPERLISGIPEAAPDYERFAAWAETTPQTICNPLYQWSHLELRRYFGINELLSPATAKKIYEQCSEMLKQPEFSVRSIIKRSNVSVICTTDDPVDDLNCHARLASQEWGCKIYPAWRPDKALAAHDAPAVNAWMDKLEAAWGHDISSYFNLLEALESRHQHFEIRGCKLSDYGIERPYAVPYTDADVAVSFEKLRRGQSLTGDELEQYRSSLLYEMLKMDARANWTQQLHFGAKRNNNSRAFGLCGPDTGYDTIGQFSIGEALVTLLDRLESEGCLARTIVYVLNPSDNDMVASIVGSFMDGRTPGKMQFGTAWWYNDNKDGMNRQLSALSNIGLISRFVGMLTDSRSFLSYPRHEYFRRLLCAKLGAEMEAGELPGDFDLVGGIVRNICFNNAVNYFGMPLPK
- a CDS encoding TRAP transporter large permease — translated: MSPENVAILILIGGFLLMVLLRFPIAYAVGISSALCLLYLGKPVSVVCQQMVKGVNSFSLMAVPFFITMGILMGSGGISEKLIALADAIVGWMRGGLAMVNIVASYFFGGISGSAAADTASLGSILIPMMVDQGYDADFSTAVTITSSCEGLLVPPSHNMVIYATTAGGISVGSLFLAGYIPGAVLAISLMIGSYIISVKRNYPKGSKFSLMNFIKQACKSFWALAAVVIVVVGVVCGWFTATESAAIAVIYSLFVSLFIYKGLDMKGVWHALGECVDTLSIVLVLIATSCVFGYCLTLLHVPEIAAKAITSVTTNKIMLALLINGILLVLGCIMDMAPIILIATPILLPLATSIGIHPIQFGIIIVLNCGIGLLTPPVGAVLFIGSAVAHLPMEKVVKATLPFYLCMIVALLLVTFIPGISMFLPNLLR
- a CDS encoding TRAP transporter small permease; translation: MYRRSTKGENAVASFIQKIDRAKPFFDAAHRTVMLFCKFLLVTDILITSMAVLGRYVSFIPDPAWSEEIVLTCMIYMAVVSASMALRRNAHIRMTALDIYLPVRVVQTLDVVADLAVSAFSVMMLVAGWKYCTGLGSKAFYTSMPTLSKFWLYFPIPLAGVCMLVFEAEILCRHIGAFFVKEVSKNES
- a CDS encoding TRAP transporter substrate-binding protein, with amino-acid sequence MKKFVCIAVVSVFFAALGLVLCASPSMAASSVKLVYAEVNPADSLMGRTAQAFKEKVEELSKGSLVIDIQFSGVLGAENDVLDTMIGGGGTVDMSRIATYSLNSYGSKLMSLLSVPYTLSGREHFWKIARSELGAKLLNEATELKLGVKGLFYVEEGFRHFFFNSNIEGLANLAGKKIRVSNDPIMTGMVNGLKASPTVVSFNELYSSLSTKVVDGAEQPIVNYQSNSFFEVAPFMILDGHTLGCGEVLITDSAWDKLSDEHKAFIVEAGKYASEFNANLSAQIEKECIDSLKTAGVTFIEVKDLGEWQEACKDVIAQFSKGMEEDYKAILDMAK
- a CDS encoding LacI family transcriptional regulator, with the protein product MTTKATLKDIAEAMGVTSTTVHRALKGKDGVSEKMRQTIRELAAKMGYRSNYLASALKRKSIRIAIVLPEPVDDNKYYYGRMWRGVRDFLAEVSEFPIAPIERTYSFVYGANGAALESLCQNHIGKLDGLITMGVDQGQSLYFVEKFIERGVPIVYVGSDISRGGRFCCVKSCDEMAGSLAAELLTAFHEDKTRRKVILLGHSGQLGMTDQIHNAAGFDAYIRENAPYLTLIQLRGAGHLEVCRELEQTLRSVEGVYAIYSCSARHTVYMLRVIEDLGMKGKLKLIGNDSFEESLNALERGELTAIIDKKIARQSYLAVKTLFDYIVKSEYPPSAQLQLKPEVILRSNLKKHFLSAVESPGNQLAHGEILSPNFKVR
- a CDS encoding methyl-accepting chemotaxis protein, translated to MWKNFKIRSKLLIGFGLLLVVFLGAVVVTWRSLETVRRGNEELAQAIVPIMRETSNLEQSTYEFLLSFRRMQYEQTEASFADVKAKEAVVQKNIDVILAFGMTHPTLYSIKYVQDKFVESYKDFADSVNKTIVAIRKKKERDLAAKDHGNEMTKITSEITTSYAEAATDTVITLDASKIEENISGFQKSMNILVGIQTLRLDMLRATSTNNARMMEEAHKEIPSFEKDFAALRDVSGNAKSITLLNQAIKATQNYAASLRDVAQGQKVFEEENNICSSLEQVMNRESLNAFDIAWERVATISSESVVNLASATMILLLSAAISLILGILIAILISRDISRPLFTIVTLAKRAEEGDLTIERKEFGYEGKDELGELADAISSMLDKQKDSTQQVVDLVGDLSTSANSLSAISEKTNTSMEEIKTSIEHVAASSENNSAALEECNAGIEEMSAGADAVAQSATNSAAFISQITNTSNKAIQMVNNVIVGMRNVNVNAKKSENKTRQLVVSVENVNSFVSVITGIADQTNLLALNAAIEAARAGEVGRGFAVVAEEVRKLAEGSARAARNVNGIIAELQSNAQESINATAEAGRMLMETLTQAEQTQGDLNEALQEMNKANDSIQNIAAVAEEQAASSREVAIAINSATKSTIEMVEDLSNIRRATEDTVQSARSVAEHSEAMSEHSQVLTEVLSYFTLSTSTASSMASSMASSGKTKALPAPRAKTPKGLHDEKRKTELYDEQKKIGLHDEKRKIGLYDEKRKIGLHDEKRKIGLHDEKRKIGLHDEKRKTRYPLH